GCAAAAGTATAAAAGATAAAGTATTCCCAGATACTGAAAGGATATTTGCCGCCGCTATTACGATGTTCAATGATTCTCATGTATTGATAAAGTTGTGTACGTGCGTGTACTGTTAACGACGAAGCATTTTCAAGGTTTTCACAGAAAATTGTCTCTTCAATCTCTCGACAGGGGACTGATCTATATCTCAATTACTTCAACACGTGCaggtacaaacaaacaaaaaccagagaACTGCCTTGAACTTGCAAATAAATGGAACAACCGCTTAATTAAGTGATATTGATTTATCCtttcctgttttcttttgaaCTTGGGGAAATAAAGGTTGCTCGTACTATTCCCCCACACCATATTCATGTCATCTTCATTcccttcattaaaaaaaaaagtgcgatatgtcttttgaaaagatagtcaGTGGATGAAGACAAGCACCTGGGGAGCGCTTGGGGGACATAAATGAAGACATGATACCAAGCTGGACGGTGGACTAGCCCTCGGGCTTGAAATGCGATCCAGGGGGACCGAGCCTGGGTTTTGTTATAGGAAGTAAAGGCAAATATTGATGCAGGATTCGATGAGACTAGTGATGCGGTGTGTGAGTGTGACGacctctttctttttattgatgaaaactgatgaaaaaaaaacacgggaATATGCGTGATTGTAGTATGGTGTGAAATTGTTCTAAATGGATTAGATACAACGCCTGCCGTTAATAATGCGCCTTCATTTTCCTGAATTAACTTCCTTCTTTCATCCCTTATTCTCCCCATGCCCCCCGCCCTTCTCTCtcgctcgccccccccccccgtctcgcTATCTGcttatctatctgtctttctccATTTTCCCTCTTCGTAACAGATATTGGTTTGAAtagaataaaaataattttcttattCAGTCTAAAATACAAGTGTATCATTCGGCAAGTGGTATGTCGAACAATGAATCTGGTTAGACTGCAACACAGGTGCATTTCAACTGTATGAAACCCTGAACATGGGCTAATGAATAATATTCCTGTAtttttatataaaacatatgGAGAGATATaagtataaaaagaaaaagagagtcaaataaattgaaaactttaatccaaataatatatcaatttattcCAGTCAATTAAATATTTCTTTAGTATTACAGAATATAACGATATTTGTTAATGTAACATTACATATTATAGGTCATGACTGAACATTGACTGATACTGTGCTATGTGGGAAATTATTTTTATGTGATTTATATTCTATATAAGTGGACGACAGGACTGGAAAGTTTTTCATGTTATACACTACTTTCTACTCTATATACTTTGAATGAATGCATTATAGTTGAAATACGGAAATTTAACACATGCTTACTTAAATGTTGAGAGTATTGTACAGATGGTTTAGTGGACGATGATGCATACTGAATAGAGCGTTATGTATCCtcccttctccccctccccctcccccccccccccccgggttgGTATAGGAGGGGTGGAGTCGGAGCATGTCCTGATGCACAAGAAGCAGGGCGTGGCTAAAaggaaaaaatcaaaatggccgcctGGTAAACAAAATCACGTGGCCTCAATCAATGGGGCTCTGGACAGTCTGAAATTACCCCGCCCAAGACTGATGTCCAAGTTTACCCTGGTCTTCCTTGGTACATTACTGGCATGATGCGGGTTGTCAGTTTATCGGTGATGCAGATGTCGATGGAGCACCAAACTTTGAGAGAGAAAatctatatttatatacatgtagttgaatCTATTCCCTCATCTCACGGCGGTCGAGCTTTTGATATGGAATAGGAGAAGGAGTTTAGGAGAAACTGATAGCAGTCTGGACACGGACAGTAGTAATTGATGGTATTCGAACTGTAGCACCCTGATACAGAACATTGGAAGGCAATTCGCCTTGTAAATTTGCATATCATCTCAAGGAGTACGAATCAATGATTCGTATGTTGTGGTTTATTGTGTATTAAAGTGTTTGTTTAAAAGTTGATAGGAATCGCTTGTCACAGTGTTGATTATTGTAAGACAGTGTAGTTGTGCGCGCTGTTCACATTTTAAAAGGGAACTCCGGGTTAGtcaaaagttagtctgaaaaaaagtacaattttacaagcacaacagtAAAGATTTGAGCAAAAACTTTTTTTCACGTTTTTCTACCTTTTTTTCAACAGTTCTTAAACAGTCAATATAAATATATGCCAATAGTAAGTTTAAGATGTCATATTTTCCTTGCTTATAATCCAGTTTTGCccacattttcacttttgtgcTTGTAATAATTATTTGCTCCTTCTTCTAAGACTAACTTGTAACATGGCCTCAAATTTCCCGTTAATTGTTGTTCGTGACCTGAAAGGAGTACAGGACGGTTGGATTTCTGTTAAGTTTACGTCGGTCACCGCGAGGTCAGCTTGAAAGTTTGATTACAATGGCGTGTATCATTAGCAATGTCGTTACTATCattctaaatatatatatatatatcacaggTATCAATCGTTATCACTGCACTTACGAGTGGCGAGATAGGGAAAGAtatagaggagagagagaaaaaaaaatatagacacTCACATTGACTACCATTATATCTTTCTCGTGAACGCAGTCACGTTCTTCGTTGTGTGTATAATTCACTTCTCCTCATgctttcttgttgttgttctttttttctatctctctctctctctcttctcccgtATTTCCCCCTGGTTCTtctttttgccccccccccccccctctctctctccctctctctctcttaaaacAGATAAAGATAGGAAAAGGCGGATTTCTGGAGGCATCAACCGGATACCAGCAACAAGCTGGGCAGGaaatcatttaaaatgttgCGAGGAAAGAgggaaaagagacaaaaaaagttaatgttgaATAATATATGAAACTGTTTGCCTATAATAGTCTTGTCTCCAGTCTATCAATTACTAACCCTGGATGCACGTTACTACAACAACCACGTTTACCACACCAAGTTAGTCTCACATTATTTggggattttgttgttgttgttgttgtactaGTAtagtttttaatgttttgtgaatTTGAGATAATACTAACTTGTTAACAGCGTTTctgggattttgtgaaatttaatGACACAAATAAAACGAGGCCATACGCATCGACTTATCAATGTCCCTGATacacattttttattgttcagatAGAAAATGTAgacacaagaagaagaagaagaagaagaagaagaagaagaagaagaagaagaagaagaagaagaggaggaggaggaggaggaggaggagggagaagaagaagaggaagaagtctgcGATTGCAGTTGTAACTGGAACCAAACGACTCGCTGAAGCATCTGGATCACGATGAAATTTTGTTAGAATAAAAATGGAGAACTGAATGGTCTCACGAACATCGACGAATGAATGATATTTCACCACGACCTTTGCTGTTATATACTGTGCACTATTTTAAAGGGAAGAAATGGAGTGTAgtatgggggaggggagatggAAATCGTAAGTATACAGCTGAGGATGTCTTGACTTTGAAATGCTTGGATATGACATGTTCGTATAATCATATGCACTTAAATTCTCTTGCAATCGGATAGTGGAAGATGCTTATTGTTTCGAATATCATGCAAGAATTCAAGTTATCATGTGAATTGCGATCTctatcataaatatatatatatatatatatatatatatatatatatatatatatatatatatatatatatatatatattcaaattaatgtGCGTGCAGTGGTTTTATTAATGGTCGTAAGGGGCAGTGGGTTTAAATCCTCGTCAGGTGATCAGTTCATCGTTATGAAAATGAAGATGTCACGGGGGTTGATGAACTTTTGCGGttaaccctttctatgccaGTGAGTCACAAAAATGTGCACATTTCACATAGAAACCTACAGATGAGCAGGTATTGTGGTACGCAGAGGGGTAATTGGATCATGAAGAATGCCCTCGTGTACTCTCAAACACGAAGGTTCTCAACATCGTCATAATGATTAACCACATTGTGGAACACTATGGGAATAACGAGTAATGGACAGAtttaaatttcaaacaaaaaaaaaaaagctaacaGATCGATGACAGAATCATGCAACAAATGGACAAAATAAAACGCAAAATGGACGCGATAgcatgtttttgtattgttgctgttggttttattcttatttgttgttgttgcttttttttttaagtggatGGTCATACACAtggaattatttttaaaaattgtattatatatacccgtacttctttattttttgttatactGTGAAAGCAACCCTGGGAAAGACGATAACTTGCACTATCTTCTAAATTAGCTTGATTGACCCAAACTTCTattaataaacacacacacacacacacacacaaaacaccaaaaacccaaaacaagcaaacagcaacaacaacacattacATTTCCTCGCCAAAGACCGGGCATTTGAAACAGGCCGACCATAAACTTAGTACCCTCAGGATAAATGATGGCACACTGTATGAACAAAGTAATGTTGTTTAgtcttctctgtttttttttttttgtttttttttttattattattattcattaatttctgtgtatttatttatttatttatttcttatttatctatttatttatctttattcattttttctatttatctattttgtttgtgtaaaaAGCGACGCTACTCTGCACGACATCCAGGGCATTCCCCGAGTTCAACAATGCGTTCAACTCACGGACCATGAGCTGCTAGTGCTTTTCTACACGAATTGCCATTTTCAGTGAAATAGCGCCCTCATGCCAAAAAAATTACTTTTTGGTGAGTGACTGTATGCACGTTTACGCAGTAGTTTTGAGAGTGTTTTGAGCACTTCGTGTATGCTTGTTTCGCTGCACCTGAAAATAATGTTGCAATACTTACTGTACTTTGCATTGAGATCGAGTTTGCACAATAGCCATTGATTGATGAGAAATGACGTTCCATTCTTACAAAGGGAAATGTCATAAAGGAGCATTAGGgttatacattttatacaaGTAAAAGTCTACTAATCGTGGTTTGCAAGTAGTTTGCTCCCCTACATGGGATCACATAAGTTAAATTGTCATTTTCTCCTTCGAATACAGTTGATTTCGGAAATTTTTACACTTATTGATTTTGGTTTTACAGGCATGCATGAATAAGCGTGTTTTAACTCAAATGCTTTGGGCTGCAGAACTTTCGTTTCGTTCAGCCAACGTTGAGAGGGGAAAACAATTAGTGTAATATCACTCTATTATTATATAACATGATGAGTACAGAATATTGATTACGCGTTTCAAGATGAAATGTGCTTGGACAATAGTGGCTGAACATTATATTGATTTGGCAATAAAACAACTCGAGGCATTAATTCTCGTTTTGAATTAAgcatatcaaaattaatttgaagTATAGTTCCTGCGTGTCCATCTCGAATTGCTGTAGCGACATTATCTACATGTCCTATTTCTCTCATTCGTAATTCAAATGCTGAAGAGTAGAACCTATAGCATTAGACTGATGAAACAAGGATTGAAACggaaaatggaaatggaatatCTTAGAATATCGACTCTGTTCATtacaattatattttctttctttactccATTACTTTACGGAGTGATATTATAGTAGACGCATGATGATGCTATCCTACATTATGTCCAGGCTTTTGCTGAAGGAGGGAGATGGTTGGAAAATGTGCGTCAGCTGTCTCACGATGTAATAGATGTACCTATACATGATTCACtctcaagtacatgtatcattaagCATATTTTACGTGCATCACACAACCGCGGTGATGACGATTTTGCAAAAGCTTTGCGCAATTTAAGTGCAATAAAGAGGGATGATGAAAAGTTGGGTTTTTTCCACACGTACAagcatgaacatgtacaataaatatgtttatgtatactCAGTGCATCTTTAAGAGAAGTAAATCATTGAAATTCTGCCAATTTAGCGCTCTGCCGATGTTATTAttgtgagtgagtgagtgtgtgtgtgtgtggggggggggatgaacaTGATTATTGATATTTGCATAACAGAGGCgtacaataataattatgttggaAGTGGTTTGGTGGATGAATAAgagcagaaaatgaaaaaaaaaagagtggacTACTTCAAGGAGATACACTCTTGTGGTAGATACAGTGAcatacaaaaagagaaaataatgtatCGTGAAAGTTCATGGAACTGTCTATAGATGGTagacagatacatgtagatagatagatagatagatagatagatagatagatagatagatagatagatagatagagagacagacagatagataaatgcatacatacatacattgtacaatgtacctgtacaCGAATAGGCCGAGACAGCTTTTTGCGGTGCTATCAGAGTTCCATGTGTCTTTCTAAATATTGTTGTTCGTAATTCATGTAACACATCTACATGTTTATGTACGATGAATAGTCCAATGTGTATTGTAGTGAGTGATTTGTATCtaaacaagtacatgtattatggtaAAACGACTTCCAAAATATACCGTCATCATTGGACTTTGTTAGTTGTAATGTTGTTGTCTGTTGTCTGTACATATTAGCGATTTGTGTAAAGATACCTgtactactgtacatgtattcagaTGAGCCGAGGTAGAGGTCTATTCCTGATGTTTTGTTTCTCTCATTGCCCCTATTTCTTCTCAAGTCCAGCAAATTATCTAATTGATAACAGTTCTCAGTCACAAACGCCATGCACTCACCACACACTCATAGTCTTCAggttttgcacacacacacacacacacacgcacacacacacgcgcgcacacacacacacacacacgcacacacacacacagacagactgacacagacacacacacagattacCACAATCGCAAATACAAGCATCAACCAACATCAATCAATGAGATGAAAATGAACAGAACCAAGTTACAGCTGAGATTCAGTTTTCAATCTTTCCTCTCACAGGTTGTTTAATTCTCGACATTGGTACTGTCGTGCAATTCTTGGAACTAAAGagcataattatttctttttttccaacagaacagAAGTATGCACTGCTGCAGTGACAAAAATTCATCACATACAAGAATTGTGGTGTGTGGTGGAATAAATTATAGTCTGTGCTTAACAGCTGCAGAGCACACAACGCTTAATTTGATCATGACAACCGATTGCAATATCTGGAATATATTTCTTCAACTGTGTATTTATCAATTGGATTTGGTGCGAGTTGTACAGATTTAAAATGTGATTCATATTCCAAGTAGCAAGCAAGAATGGGCATTTTATGTATAATTTGTAACATGGCTTGTTATAACTTGAAAAATAAATTTGGCAAATCATCATACTTCAAGCCTCAATTGGTTTTAGCGATCAACGCCAATTTGTAGAAATTTAACAATgtacatataaagaaaaatctGATATTTACAGAATTGCCCGTGCCTTCAAAGCACAATTCATTACATAACATGGATATTAATTCATTCTCAAATGCTGCATTTCTTGAATTGTTTAAATATACAAACTGAAGTACTGTTGTGAGGCACTGGCAACAAGATATCctgctgtacaatgtacacaattCTCAAGTAGGCAAGTTCTCTGATATGATGATGTTTGGAACAGAGGTTGCCATCAGGAGACAATCAAGATTACTGATCCTAACAGTAAATCTCACAGATAGATTTATCAGCACACTTTGGTTTTAAAAGGTGTGGATCTTTCTTTTGCCGCTCCTGTATAAACTTTTTCGACATTTTCTGCTACACAGCTTCTTGGCTCAGCGAAGAAGCTGCTACATGCAGGGCTAGCCCAAACATTTTCTTCAAAGAGGCACTTATCAAACTAAGAGCACCATACAAAAGGATTTTGTATCACAATTCCTCAGATCAAGTTCCAGCTTTGATCTCGAGTCACAacgaaaacccaacaaaaatcCTATACAAACATTCACAAGGTGTGCTTTCATAGATTTTTGACTGTGCCAACTTTTTAGCGATGAGGTGGTTctcatgaaacacaaaaacacactctGCATCTTACCACTGCAAACCAGTGGATTTGCTTAACAAGCTGTGAATTTGACAAGCATAGAAACTTTTCATGCCAGCAACGTTCACATTGTTACACAAAAAGAAATACTCGAAGAGCGTTTCAGTTCATTCACATGTGACGCTTCATGTGGAGAGACAAATGGTCAGAGCGAGAGAAGGCGCGTTCACAGAGGTGGCACTGGAAGGGGCGGTCACCGGTGTGCTTGCGGTAGTGTCGGGTGAGCTCGTCGGAGCGGGCAAACTTCCAGCCACATCCTTTCCAGTTGCAGTGGTATGGTTTCTCCCCTGTGTGTGTTCTCATGTGAGCCTTCAGATGGGATGACTTGGTGTAGGTCTTTCCACAGCCGGGATGACTGCATGTGTGCGTGGTGGTGCGCTTGCGACCCCATGTTCTCCTCCCTTTCCTCCTGACGATCTGGGTGGCTGGGACCGATGTGGGCACGACACTGCTGTCGACTGGAGTGTTTCGCAGCAGATCCAGGAGCGGAGATGTTGGCGGAGTGTTGGGTGGAGTGGGCATCATGTGCTGGGGTGGaagttgctgctgctgctgctgaggAATGGCTATCCTGGTCATCTGGGGTGCAACCAGGTGCTGGTGGTTGGAGTATGGGGGTGGGTCGGGCATGGACTGCGCCTCTATGTGCTGGAGTTGAGCGGTCAGCTGCAGAGGATGGGCATTGTAGGAGTGGATGAACTGCTGCTGGTGGTAATGCATGGGATGGAGGTCTTGTGGCATGAGATggtactgctgctgctgctggggTTTGTGCTGGAGCTGTGGCTGCATGTGCATTGCTGTCTTGGTCTCGAACCCAACACTGAAGTCATCGTAAAATTGTCCAATACATTCTGGAGAAGGAATGGAACCTGGGAGTGGTGAGGTAGCCTCCTCTTTGATTTTGATGGGAACCTCTGGAACAATACCAGCTGGGACCTCGGGGCTGAATGCCTCCACACTGTTGgtgttgttgatgatgaagtCGAGGTCGAGCAGGTCATCGTATGTCGTACTCGTCGTCGTGTCTGACTGCGGCGAGACGGGCGGTGGCGACAAGCAAGCACTGCCATCACTGCCAGCTCCAGATATGATGGTGGATGTTGGAGAGCTGGTCTCAAGCCTTGGAGCAAATGCAGGCTCATCCAAGCTGGGTGGGCAGATTTCTTGCAAGAAGCTTTCCATATCAGGCCAGAGCTgcaagaacaaaagaagaaaacctcACATTTAGTTTCAGAAAGTAGCACACCATGAAAGTACAGTTTCAGTGCAAAGGGAAACTATGCCTCATT
This sequence is a window from Diadema setosum chromosome 13, eeDiaSeto1, whole genome shotgun sequence. Protein-coding genes within it:
- the LOC140236887 gene encoding uncharacterized protein, whose protein sequence is MAALLGETQSVGCNDSFSYELWPDMESFLQEICPPSLDEPAFAPRLETSSPTSTIISGAGSDGSACLSPPPVSPQSDTTTSTTYDDLLDLDFIINNTNSVEAFSPEVPAGIVPEVPIKIKEEATSPLPGSIPSPECIGQFYDDFSVGFETKTAMHMQPQLQHKPQQQQQYHLMPQDLHPMHYHQQQFIHSYNAHPLQLTAQLQHIEAQSMPDPPPYSNHQHLVAPQMTRIAIPQQQQQQLPPQHMMPTPPNTPPTSPLLDLLRNTPVDSSVVPTSVPATQIVRRKGRRTWGRKRTTTHTCSHPGCGKTYTKSSHLKAHMRTHTGEKPYHCNWKGCGWKFARSDELTRHYRKHTGDRPFQCHLCERAFSRSDHLSLHMKRHM